From the genome of Pseudomonas sp. TMP9, one region includes:
- a CDS encoding sigma-54-dependent Fis family transcriptional regulator yields MHNRANRHAQQVLTVAQGRGQLAGPAADSSVARSWLRCLQQHHLDPAQNMAPAVIEHARMLERREELQQVLEISSNEMNSLHRQLAGSGHAVLLTDAQGVILNCVTEQAEKRTFEHAGLWLGADWSEACEGTNGIGTCLIERQPLTIHQNEHFRSRHTGLTCSASPVFDPHGNLLAVLDVSSARHDVSRQSQFHTMALVNLSAKAIEGCHFLRSYEGEWLLRFHAQAEYIGQFSEALLAFDSDGRVRAVNQGAINLLGLSRKQLLGRTLVEVFDCHLDDLLGRASPQPSASWPLYTQRGQLLFAMLRGQPRRRVHALGAAALATPGLCLADPTLQSDFRRALRVYERDVPLLIGGETGTGKEAFAKALHHVSSRGGKPFVALNCAAIPESLIESELFGYRGGSFTGARKEGMRGKLQQADGGTLFLDEIGDMPLAMQTRLLRVLEERQVEPIGGEPQAIDVRVISASHRDLNQRVASGEFRQDLFYRLNGLVLELPPLRERSDKHALLDFLLAEEARGQPVRLADGAREALLAFDWPGNVRQLRNVLRTLCALCEQGVITYAELPAPMRHAQPVQANLLTAKPDQLGDAERQALLTVLEAQHWHISRAAEHLGISRNTLYRKLRKHGINRLG; encoded by the coding sequence ATGCACAACCGAGCAAACCGCCACGCCCAGCAGGTGCTGACCGTGGCCCAAGGGCGCGGCCAACTCGCCGGTCCGGCTGCTGACTCGTCGGTGGCGCGTTCCTGGCTGCGCTGCCTGCAACAGCATCATCTCGATCCGGCGCAGAACATGGCCCCTGCGGTCATCGAGCACGCGCGCATGCTTGAGCGGCGCGAAGAGCTGCAGCAGGTGCTGGAGATTTCCAGCAATGAAATGAACAGCTTGCATCGCCAGCTAGCCGGCAGTGGCCATGCCGTGCTGCTCACCGATGCACAGGGGGTGATCCTCAACTGCGTCACCGAGCAGGCGGAAAAGCGCACCTTTGAACACGCCGGTCTTTGGCTCGGTGCGGACTGGAGCGAAGCCTGTGAGGGCACCAACGGCATCGGCACCTGCCTGATTGAGCGCCAGCCGCTGACCATCCACCAAAACGAGCACTTCCGCAGCCGGCATACCGGTCTGACCTGTTCAGCCAGCCCGGTATTTGATCCCCATGGCAATTTGCTGGCGGTGCTGGACGTGTCCTCGGCGCGGCATGATGTATCGCGCCAGAGTCAGTTCCACACCATGGCCTTGGTCAACCTGTCAGCCAAGGCCATCGAAGGCTGCCACTTTTTGCGCAGCTATGAAGGCGAGTGGCTGTTGCGCTTTCATGCCCAGGCCGAATACATCGGCCAATTCAGTGAAGCCTTACTGGCTTTTGACAGCGATGGCCGGGTGCGTGCAGTCAATCAAGGGGCGATTAACCTGCTTGGGCTGTCGCGCAAACAATTGCTGGGGCGCACCCTGGTCGAGGTATTTGATTGCCACTTGGATGACCTGCTGGGTCGTGCCTCGCCACAGCCAAGTGCCAGTTGGCCGCTGTATACCCAGCGTGGCCAGCTACTGTTTGCCATGCTCCGTGGCCAGCCGCGCCGCCGCGTGCATGCGTTGGGTGCTGCGGCCTTAGCGACACCTGGGTTGTGTTTGGCCGACCCGACGTTGCAGAGCGATTTTCGCCGCGCCTTGCGGGTGTATGAGCGTGATGTGCCTTTGCTGATTGGCGGTGAAACCGGCACCGGCAAAGAGGCGTTCGCCAAGGCCCTGCACCACGTCAGCTCGCGCGGCGGCAAGCCGTTTGTGGCGCTGAACTGTGCGGCGATTCCCGAGAGTCTGATCGAGAGTGAGTTGTTCGGTTATCGCGGCGGCAGCTTTACCGGCGCGCGCAAAGAAGGCATGCGCGGCAAGTTGCAACAGGCCGATGGCGGTACGCTGTTCCTCGACGAGATTGGCGACATGCCGCTGGCGATGCAGACGCGACTGTTGCGGGTGCTGGAAGAGCGTCAGGTCGAGCCCATTGGTGGCGAGCCTCAGGCCATTGATGTGCGCGTGATCAGTGCCAGTCACCGTGACCTGAACCAGCGTGTAGCCAGCGGTGAGTTTCGCCAAGACCTGTTCTATCGCTTGAATGGTCTGGTGCTCGAACTGCCGCCACTGCGAGAGCGCAGCGATAAGCATGCGCTTTTGGATTTTCTCTTGGCCGAAGAGGCGCGCGGGCAGCCAGTGCGCCTCGCCGACGGCGCTCGCGAGGCGCTGCTCGCCTTCGACTGGCCGGGTAACGTGCGGCAGTTGCGCAATGTACTGCGCACCTTGTGCGCATTGTGCGAGCAGGGGGTCATCACCTACGCAGAACTGCCTGCACCCATGCGTCATGCGCAGCCGGTTCAGGCTAACCTGCTGACGGCCAAGCCCGACCAGTTAGGCGATGCCGAACGCCAGGCGCTGCTTACGGTGCTGGAGGCGCAACACTGGCACATCAGTCGCGCCGCCGAGCACTTGGGCATCAGCCGTAACACCCTGTACCGCAAGTTGCGCAAGCACGGCATCAACCGGCTCGGTTAG
- the eutC gene encoding ethanolamine ammonia-lyase subunit EutC: MAHDTPTHGATENPWQQLRNLTPARIALGRAGTSMPTRAQLDFQFAHAQARDAVHLAFDHEALTAGLTHQQHASLLLQSAAKDRDTYLQRPDLGRRLSEESAAQLREHRAANPAGYDLAVVVADGLSALAVHRNALPMLERIVEHATAEGWSLSPVALVTQGRVAVADEVAELLGARMVVILIGERPGLSSPDSLGLYFTYAPKVGLTDAYRNCISNVRLEGLSYAMASHRLLYLMREACRRQLSGVNLKDEAEVPLLAGDAQNTNFLLR, translated from the coding sequence ATGGCACATGACACTCCGACTCACGGTGCAACGGAAAACCCTTGGCAGCAACTTCGCAACCTAACGCCTGCGCGTATTGCCCTTGGTCGCGCCGGTACGAGCATGCCAACTCGCGCCCAACTGGATTTCCAGTTTGCCCATGCCCAAGCCCGAGATGCCGTGCACCTAGCGTTTGACCACGAGGCCCTGACTGCTGGCCTTACGCACCAGCAGCACGCAAGCCTGTTGCTGCAGAGCGCCGCCAAAGACCGCGACACTTATTTACAACGCCCAGACCTGGGCCGCCGTCTGAGCGAAGAGTCCGCCGCACAACTGCGCGAACATCGCGCGGCCAACCCGGCGGGCTATGACTTAGCCGTGGTGGTGGCTGACGGCCTGTCAGCCCTGGCCGTGCATCGCAATGCCCTGCCCATGCTGGAGCGCATCGTCGAACATGCCACAGCCGAAGGCTGGAGCCTGTCGCCGGTGGCGCTGGTGACTCAGGGCCGCGTTGCCGTGGCCGATGAAGTGGCAGAACTGCTGGGCGCGCGCATGGTGGTCATCCTTATCGGTGAACGTCCGGGCCTGAGCTCACCGGACAGCCTAGGCCTGTACTTCACCTACGCACCCAAAGTCGGCCTGACCGACGCCTATCGCAACTGCATCTCCAACGTGCGCCTGGAGGGCCTCAGTTACGCCATGGCCAGCCATCGCTTGCTGTACCTGATGCGTGAGGCATGCAGGCGTCAGCTGTCCGGAGTCAATCTCAAGGATGAGGCCGAGGTGCCGCTGCTGGCTGGCGACGCGCAGAACACCAACTTTTTACTGCGCTAG
- a CDS encoding ethanolamine ammonia-lyase subunit EutB — MSSFQHTVGGETYRFDSLAEVMAKASPARSGDFLAGVAASNAGERVAAQMALADVPLKHFLTEALIPYEADEVTRLIIDSHDAVAFAPVSHLTVGGFRDWLLSEHADEASLRALAPGLTPEMAAAVSKIMRAQDLVLVAQKINVVTRFRNTVGLRGRMSTRLQPNHPTDEPAGIAASILDGLLYGNGDAMIGINPATDSTSSICEMLKMLDGLIQRYEIPTQACVLTHVTTSIEAINRGVPLDLVFQSIAGTEAANASFGVSLKILQEGYDAGLSLKRGTLGNNLMYFETGQGSALSAGAHHGLDQQTCETRAYAVARHFKPFLVNTVVGFIGPEYLYNGKQIIRAGLEDHFCGKLLGLPMGCDICYTNHAEADQDDMDVLLTLLGVAGINFIMGIPGSDDVMLNYQTTSFHDALYARQILGLKPAPEFEDWLQRMGILTQADGKPRMGNSLPPVFRQALAQLS, encoded by the coding sequence ATGTCCAGTTTTCAACACACGGTAGGCGGTGAAACCTACCGTTTCGACAGCCTGGCTGAGGTTATGGCTAAGGCCAGCCCGGCACGCTCGGGCGATTTTCTCGCAGGCGTGGCGGCGAGCAATGCCGGTGAGCGGGTGGCGGCGCAGATGGCCTTGGCCGATGTTCCACTTAAGCATTTCCTCACTGAGGCGTTGATCCCTTATGAAGCTGACGAAGTCACTCGGCTGATTATCGACAGTCACGACGCGGTCGCTTTCGCTCCAGTCAGTCACCTGACCGTCGGCGGTTTCCGCGACTGGTTGCTCAGCGAGCATGCCGATGAGGCCAGTCTGCGCGCCCTCGCCCCGGGCTTAACGCCGGAAATGGCTGCCGCTGTATCGAAGATTATGCGTGCACAAGACTTGGTCCTGGTGGCGCAGAAAATCAACGTGGTGACCCGCTTTCGTAACACCGTCGGCCTGCGTGGGCGCATGTCCACCCGCCTGCAGCCGAACCACCCGACCGATGAGCCCGCCGGCATCGCCGCGAGCATTCTTGACGGCCTGCTGTACGGCAACGGTGACGCCATGATCGGCATCAACCCGGCCACCGACAGCACCTCCAGCATTTGCGAGATGCTGAAGATGCTCGACGGCCTCATCCAGCGCTATGAAATCCCTACCCAAGCCTGCGTGTTGACCCACGTCACCACTTCGATCGAGGCGATCAATCGAGGCGTACCGCTGGACTTGGTGTTCCAGTCGATTGCCGGCACCGAGGCCGCCAACGCCAGTTTCGGCGTCAGTTTAAAGATTTTGCAGGAAGGCTATGACGCCGGCCTGAGCCTCAAGCGCGGCACGCTGGGTAACAACCTGATGTATTTCGAAACCGGCCAAGGCAGCGCTTTATCTGCCGGCGCGCACCATGGCCTTGACCAGCAAACCTGCGAAACCCGCGCCTATGCCGTGGCTCGACATTTCAAACCGTTTCTAGTGAATACCGTGGTCGGCTTTATTGGCCCAGAGTACCTGTACAACGGTAAGCAGATCATCCGTGCGGGCTTGGAAGATCACTTCTGCGGCAAGTTGCTGGGCCTGCCGATGGGGTGTGACATCTGTTACACCAACCATGCCGAAGCTGACCAAGACGACATGGACGTGCTGCTGACCCTGCTCGGCGTGGCGGGTATCAACTTCATCATGGGCATCCCAGGCTCCGATGATGTGATGCTCAACTACCAGACCACCTCCTTCCATGACGCGCTCTACGCACGGCAGATTTTGGGGCTAAAACCTGCACCTGAATTCGAGGATTGGCTGCAACGCATGGGTATTTTGACCCAGGCCGATGGCAAACCACGCATGGGCAACAGCCTGCCGCCGGTCTTCCGCCAAGCGCTGGCGCAGCTGAGTTAA
- the eat gene encoding ethanolamine permease codes for MAAEKNSAAAHPQGTELEQVDADYFQSRQLKKGAAGWVLLVGLGVAYVISGDYAGWNFGLAQGGWGGMFLATLLMALMYLCMCFSLAELSSMIPTAGGGYGFARSAFGPLGGFLTGTAILIEYAIAPAAIAVFIGAYCESLFGIGGWAIYLAFYVLFIGIHIFGVGEALKLMFIITAVAAIALGVFIVAMVPHFSVANLLDIPVSDATGASSFLPFGYVGVWAAIPYAIWFFLAVEGVPLAAEETRNPQRDMPRGLIGAMLVLLVFALLILVVGPGGAGANALMASGNPLVEALTIAYGESTWMSSFVNLIGLAGLIASFFSIIYAYSRQIFALSRAGYLPRSLSLTNKNKAPVLALIVPGLIGFGLSLSGQGDLLILVAVFGATISYVLMMAAHITLRVRRPEMNRPYRTPGGIVTSGIALVLACVAVVAGFLVDPRVVIGAAVIYAVLIAYFVIYSRHHLVAGTPEEEFLAIGKAEATLK; via the coding sequence ATGGCAGCAGAAAAAAACAGTGCGGCAGCTCATCCGCAAGGCACTGAATTAGAGCAGGTGGATGCCGACTACTTTCAAAGTCGGCAACTCAAAAAGGGCGCGGCAGGCTGGGTATTGCTAGTCGGCTTGGGCGTTGCCTACGTGATTTCTGGCGATTATGCCGGCTGGAACTTTGGCCTAGCCCAAGGCGGCTGGGGCGGCATGTTTCTCGCTACCCTGCTGATGGCCTTGATGTACCTGTGCATGTGCTTTTCCCTGGCGGAATTGTCTTCAATGATCCCCACCGCAGGCGGCGGCTATGGCTTTGCCCGCAGTGCGTTTGGCCCCTTGGGTGGGTTTCTCACAGGTACGGCGATCCTCATCGAATACGCCATTGCCCCGGCCGCGATTGCGGTGTTTATCGGTGCCTATTGTGAGTCGCTGTTTGGCATAGGCGGCTGGGCGATTTACTTGGCCTTTTATGTGCTGTTTATTGGTATTCACATCTTCGGCGTCGGTGAAGCGTTGAAGCTGATGTTTATCATCACAGCCGTGGCAGCGATTGCCCTCGGCGTGTTTATTGTGGCCATGGTGCCGCACTTCTCCGTGGCTAATTTGCTCGACATCCCTGTCTCCGATGCCACGGGTGCCAGCAGCTTCCTGCCGTTCGGCTATGTCGGCGTATGGGCCGCGATTCCCTATGCAATCTGGTTTTTCCTCGCGGTCGAAGGTGTACCGCTGGCGGCCGAAGAAACTCGAAATCCGCAGCGCGACATGCCGCGCGGCCTGATCGGTGCCATGCTGGTGTTGCTGGTTTTTGCCCTGCTGATTCTGGTGGTGGGCCCAGGTGGCGCGGGTGCTAACGCGCTGATGGCGTCCGGCAACCCGCTGGTGGAAGCACTGACCATCGCCTATGGCGAATCAACGTGGATGAGCAGCTTCGTCAACCTGATCGGTCTGGCCGGTCTGATTGCCAGCTTCTTCTCGATCATTTACGCCTACTCTCGGCAGATTTTCGCCCTGTCGCGCGCCGGCTACCTGCCACGCTCGCTGTCGCTGACCAACAAGAATAAGGCGCCGGTATTGGCCTTGATCGTGCCCGGCTTAATTGGCTTTGGCCTGTCGCTGAGTGGCCAAGGTGACTTGTTGATTCTGGTGGCGGTGTTTGGCGCCACTATCTCCTACGTGCTGATGATGGCCGCGCACATTACCCTGCGCGTGCGTCGCCCAGAGATGAATCGCCCGTACCGCACTCCGGGCGGCATCGTCACCTCAGGCATCGCCTTGGTGCTGGCTTGCGTGGCGGTGGTCGCCGGCTTCTTGGTCGACCCACGGGTGGTAATTGGCGCAGCGGTTATCTATGCCGTGCTGATCGCCTACTTTGTCATCTACAGTCGCCATCACTTAGTGGCGGGCACGCCGGAAGAAGAATTCCTTGCCATCGGCAAGGCTGAGGCCACGCTCAAGTAA
- a CDS encoding aldehyde dehydrogenase family protein, with product MRYAHPGTEGALVSFKSRYGNYIGGEFVEPVKGQYFTNTSPVNGLPIADFPRSTAEDIDKALDAAHAAADAWGKTSAQDRSRVLLTIADRIEQNLEMLAITETWDNGKAVRETLNADIPLAADHFRYFAGCIRAQEGSSAEIDEHTAAYHFHEPLGVVGQIIPWNFPLLMAAWKLAPALAAGNCVVLKPAEQTPLGISVLMELIGDLLPPGVLNVVQGYGKEAGEALATSKRIAKIAFTGSTPVGAHILKCAAENIIPSTVELGGKSPNIFFEDIMQAEPSFIEKAAEGLVLAFFNQGEVCTCPSRALVQESIYPAFMQEVMKKIAQIKRGDPLDTETMVGAQASEQQFDKILSYLEIAKHEGAELLTGGGVEKLSGTLGGGYYIQPTLLKGHNKMRVFQEEIFGPVVSVTTFKDEAEALAIANDTEFGLGAGLWTRDINRAYRMGRAIKAGRVWTNCYHLYPAHAAFGGYKKSGVGRENHKMMLDYYQQTKNLLVSYDINPLGFF from the coding sequence ATGCGTTACGCCCATCCAGGTACCGAAGGTGCACTCGTTTCATTCAAGAGCCGTTACGGCAACTACATCGGCGGTGAGTTCGTCGAACCCGTCAAAGGTCAATACTTCACCAATACTTCACCGGTTAATGGCCTGCCGATTGCTGACTTCCCCCGCTCCACTGCCGAAGACATCGACAAAGCACTGGATGCCGCCCACGCAGCCGCCGACGCATGGGGCAAAACCTCGGCACAAGATCGTTCGCGGGTGCTGCTCACTATCGCCGACCGCATCGAGCAAAACTTGGAAATGCTGGCGATTACTGAAACCTGGGACAACGGCAAAGCCGTCCGCGAAACCCTGAATGCCGACATTCCGCTGGCCGCTGACCACTTCCGCTACTTTGCTGGCTGCATCCGCGCTCAGGAAGGCAGCAGTGCTGAAATCGACGAACACACCGCCGCCTATCACTTCCATGAACCTTTGGGCGTTGTGGGGCAGATCATCCCGTGGAACTTCCCGCTGCTGATGGCCGCCTGGAAGCTGGCCCCAGCCTTGGCCGCGGGTAACTGCGTGGTACTCAAGCCGGCCGAGCAAACGCCGCTGGGCATTAGCGTGTTGATGGAGTTGATCGGCGACCTGCTGCCGCCAGGCGTGCTCAACGTGGTGCAGGGTTACGGCAAGGAAGCTGGCGAAGCCCTGGCCACCAGCAAGCGCATCGCCAAGATTGCCTTCACCGGCTCGACTCCAGTGGGCGCGCATATTCTTAAGTGCGCGGCCGAGAACATCATCCCGAGCACCGTGGAACTGGGCGGCAAATCTCCGAACATCTTTTTTGAAGACATCATGCAGGCCGAGCCGAGCTTTATCGAAAAGGCCGCCGAAGGTTTGGTATTGGCATTCTTCAACCAGGGCGAGGTGTGCACCTGCCCATCGCGGGCGCTGGTGCAAGAGTCGATCTACCCAGCCTTTATGCAGGAGGTGATGAAGAAGATCGCGCAGATCAAACGTGGCGACCCGCTCGACACCGAGACCATGGTCGGCGCGCAAGCCTCCGAGCAGCAATTCGATAAAATCCTTAGCTACTTGGAAATCGCCAAACATGAAGGCGCCGAACTGCTCACCGGCGGCGGCGTCGAGAAACTCAGCGGCACCCTGGGCGGTGGTTATTACATCCAGCCAACCCTGCTCAAGGGCCACAACAAGATGCGCGTGTTCCAAGAAGAGATCTTCGGTCCGGTGGTCAGCGTCACTACCTTCAAAGATGAAGCCGAAGCCCTGGCGATTGCCAACGACACTGAGTTCGGCCTCGGTGCCGGCCTGTGGACCCGCGATATTAACCGCGCCTACCGCATGGGCCGGGCGATTAAAGCCGGCCGCGTATGGACCAACTGCTACCACCTGTACCCCGCGCATGCTGCCTTTGGCGGTTACAAGAAATCGGGTGTTGGCCGCGAAAACCACAAGATGATGCTCGACTACTACCAGCAGACGAAAAACCTGCTGGTCAGCTACGACATCAACCCGCTGGGTTTCTTCTAA
- a CDS encoding protein kinase produces MSIERLHHPAVNMLCGQGLDLPSQAARTRATWLPVRDGRPPALLIALLWGRDCTDRVRDLDAFLDGLLADCCCTPAEWSETQAVRQVLAAFNLQQFRQRQSGRHVLELNAGLLLVQGDEAQFLQAGAIGLRRYQRGEVHSWVGREGLLLGIQAELALVQYRLTLNPGDLLLLAPQPLLELADLQGVRAASAVTGAADLPALLGPLLQAPGAAALLQAGEVSRAPVLSPRMPWPVVRNAQPGLQLDGWTLLVACPFGPVGRLFRATDPRGREALLWLAEQPVDEVFRQREWALRSSLATGLPHVVSSHQPRQHAFWLLQPGSASMRSLSDRLTKHGPMRGVQVLALIEQLIAAVRGLQRRGMQGLWLDPRAILLDDDGHVLLLPEQAALVPGVPQQSLPPEAIPLAPEARAGQALDGRADQFALAALAYWLCSGRWPDVARPDADARSIYVPLAQFGVAVPLGWDGVLARALAPKAVARFEALSEFQQALRKPLMQPPVRAAGRQKRRRYAYLGLFGLALLLLALALWLSL; encoded by the coding sequence ATGTCGATCGAGCGTCTGCATCATCCTGCCGTCAACATGCTCTGCGGTCAGGGGTTAGACCTGCCCAGCCAGGCTGCGCGAACACGTGCAACCTGGCTGCCAGTGCGTGACGGTCGTCCCCCGGCGCTCTTGATTGCGTTGCTCTGGGGGCGAGACTGCACTGATAGGGTGCGTGACTTGGATGCCTTCCTTGATGGCCTCCTGGCTGATTGCTGCTGCACGCCTGCCGAGTGGAGTGAAACGCAGGCAGTGCGTCAGGTCTTGGCCGCCTTCAACCTCCAGCAGTTTCGCCAGCGCCAGAGCGGGCGCCATGTGCTGGAACTGAACGCTGGGCTGTTGTTGGTACAGGGCGATGAGGCGCAGTTTCTCCAGGCTGGGGCCATTGGTTTGCGGCGTTACCAGCGGGGCGAGGTGCACAGTTGGGTGGGGCGGGAGGGCTTGCTGCTGGGTATACAGGCCGAATTGGCGCTGGTGCAGTACCGCCTGACGTTAAATCCCGGCGATTTATTGTTGTTGGCGCCGCAGCCTTTGCTGGAGCTGGCCGACCTGCAGGGCGTGCGTGCGGCCAGCGCAGTCACGGGGGCTGCTGACCTGCCGGCATTGCTGGGGCCACTGCTGCAAGCACCTGGAGCGGCCGCATTGTTGCAGGCTGGAGAGGTCAGCCGCGCGCCGGTACTGTCGCCACGCATGCCTTGGCCGGTGGTGCGTAATGCCCAGCCAGGGCTGCAATTGGATGGCTGGACGCTGCTTGTCGCCTGCCCTTTCGGGCCAGTTGGGCGGCTGTTTCGTGCCACCGATCCGCGGGGCCGGGAAGCTCTGTTGTGGCTGGCCGAGCAGCCGGTAGATGAAGTTTTCCGCCAGCGCGAGTGGGCGTTGCGAAGCAGTCTGGCGACGGGTTTGCCGCACGTGGTGTCCTCTCACCAGCCTCGCCAGCATGCCTTTTGGCTGCTGCAGCCGGGGAGTGCAAGCATGCGCAGTCTGAGCGACAGGCTCACTAAGCATGGGCCTATGCGGGGCGTCCAGGTATTGGCTTTAATCGAGCAGCTGATTGCGGCAGTGCGTGGTCTGCAGCGACGCGGTATGCAGGGGTTGTGGCTGGATCCCCGCGCGATCTTGCTGGATGACGATGGCCATGTGCTGCTGTTACCCGAACAGGCCGCGCTAGTGCCTGGCGTACCGCAGCAGAGCCTGCCGCCTGAGGCCATACCGCTGGCGCCCGAAGCGCGTGCGGGGCAGGCGCTGGATGGTCGGGCAGATCAGTTCGCCCTGGCGGCGCTGGCTTACTGGCTGTGCAGTGGGCGCTGGCCTGACGTGGCCCGCCCCGATGCCGATGCGCGCAGTATTTATGTGCCGCTGGCGCAATTTGGCGTTGCTGTGCCGCTGGGCTGGGACGGTGTGCTGGCGCGCGCCTTGGCCCCCAAGGCAGTGGCACGTTTTGAGGCGCTGTCGGAGTTTCAGCAGGCGCTGCGCAAGCCGCTTATGCAACCGCCCGTACGCGCTGCAGGCAGACAAAAACGCCGCAGATATGCGTATTTAGGGTTGTTCGGCCTGGCGTTGTTACTGCTGGCGCTTGCCTTGTGGCTGAGCCTTTAG
- the mpl gene encoding UDP-N-acetylmuramate:L-alanyl-gamma-D-glutamyl-meso-diaminopimelate ligase, translating into MHIHILGICGTFMGSLAVLAKALGHRVTGSDANVYPPMSTQLEAQGIELTQGYDAAQLDPAPDLVVIGNALSRGNPAVEYVLNKGLPYVSGPQWLADHVLQDRWVLAVAGTHGKTSSSSMLAWVLEQAGMSPGFLIGGVPQNFGISARLGDTPFFVVEADEYDSAFFDKRSKFVHYRPRTAILNNLEFDHADIFADLAAIERQFHHLVRTIPGEGLIIHPTTEPALKRVIEMGCWTPVATTGEGGQWQARLLSDDGSRFEVRFEGKAAGTVDWQLTGQHNVANALVVLAAARHVGVVPELGIAALCSFINAKRRMEKVADVNGVTIFDDFAHHPTAIATTLDGLRKRIGSAKLIAIVEPRSNSMKLGAHRDGLPESVVQADSVYWYAPPNLGWDLAATVATSTVPTQVCDSLEAIIAGVKAEAAPGTQIVVMSNGGFGGLHGKLADALAG; encoded by the coding sequence ATGCATATCCATATTCTCGGCATCTGCGGCACCTTTATGGGTTCGCTGGCGGTGCTGGCCAAGGCGCTTGGCCACCGTGTAACTGGCTCCGACGCCAACGTTTACCCACCCATGAGCACCCAGCTGGAAGCCCAAGGCATCGAGTTGACTCAAGGCTATGACGCCGCTCAACTCGATCCCGCGCCGGATCTGGTGGTGATCGGCAACGCCCTGTCGCGCGGTAATCCGGCGGTGGAATATGTGCTGAACAAAGGCCTGCCCTACGTCAGCGGCCCGCAGTGGTTGGCCGATCATGTGCTGCAAGACCGCTGGGTGCTGGCCGTGGCCGGCACCCATGGCAAAACCAGCAGTTCGAGCATGTTGGCCTGGGTACTGGAGCAGGCCGGTATGAGCCCGGGTTTTTTGATTGGCGGCGTGCCGCAAAATTTCGGTATTTCTGCACGCCTCGGCGACACGCCGTTCTTTGTGGTGGAAGCCGATGAGTACGACAGCGCCTTCTTCGATAAGCGCAGCAAGTTCGTCCACTACCGCCCGCGCACCGCGATTCTGAATAACCTTGAATTCGATCACGCGGACATCTTCGCGGATTTAGCGGCTATTGAGCGGCAGTTCCACCATTTGGTGCGCACCATTCCCGGCGAGGGGCTGATTATTCATCCGACCACTGAGCCGGCACTTAAGCGGGTGATTGAGATGGGCTGCTGGACGCCGGTCGCCACCACTGGCGAAGGCGGCCAATGGCAGGCGCGACTGCTCAGTGACGACGGTTCGCGCTTTGAAGTACGTTTCGAGGGCAAGGCTGCGGGTACCGTAGATTGGCAACTGACCGGCCAGCACAACGTCGCCAACGCCCTCGTGGTTTTAGCGGCGGCGCGGCATGTCGGTGTGGTGCCCGAGTTAGGGATTGCCGCGCTGTGCAGCTTTATTAACGCCAAGCGGCGCATGGAAAAGGTCGCGGACGTGAATGGCGTGACTATTTTTGACGACTTTGCCCACCACCCCACCGCGATTGCCACCACTTTGGATGGCCTGCGCAAGCGCATCGGCAGCGCCAAGCTGATCGCCATCGTTGAGCCGCGCTCCAACTCGATGAAGCTCGGCGCGCACCGCGACGGTTTGCCCGAGTCCGTGGTGCAGGCTGACTCGGTATATTGGTACGCGCCGCCGAACCTAGGCTGGGACTTAGCCGCTACGGTGGCCACTTCAACGGTGCCAACTCAGGTCTGCGACTCGCTGGAGGCGATCATCGCCGGAGTCAAAGCCGAGGCTGCGCCGGGCACGCAGATTGTGGTGATGAGCAACGGCGGCTTTGGTGGGTTGCATGGCAAATTGGCGGATGCATTGGCGGGCTGA
- a CDS encoding GNAT family N-acetyltransferase — MRIVQATLEHLDQLNPVFVTYREHFGQLSYPDSSRTFLEKRISRKESLIYLAMADDEDKILGFCQLYPSFSSLSLKRVWILNDIYVCQDARRQLVADRLIQTAKKMAKDTNAVRLRVASSVGNDVAHKLYESIGFKEDTEFTSFVLPITEDFTAP; from the coding sequence ATGCGCATTGTCCAAGCGACCCTAGAGCATCTGGATCAACTGAATCCGGTATTCGTTACCTACCGTGAGCACTTTGGCCAGCTGTCCTACCCTGATTCATCGCGCACGTTTCTGGAAAAGCGTATCAGCCGCAAAGAGTCGCTGATTTATCTGGCTATGGCTGACGACGAAGACAAAATCCTCGGCTTTTGCCAGCTTTACCCGAGCTTCTCCTCGTTGTCGCTTAAGCGCGTGTGGATTCTTAACGACATTTACGTTTGCCAAGACGCGCGCCGCCAGTTAGTGGCCGACCGCCTGATTCAGACAGCCAAAAAAATGGCCAAAGACACCAATGCCGTGCGTCTGCGCGTAGCGTCAAGCGTTGGCAACGACGTTGCGCATAAGCTTTATGAGTCAATCGGTTTCAAGGAAGACACCGAGTTCACAAGCTTTGTCCTGCCGATCACCGAAGATTTCACCGCGCCATAA